In one Saccharibacillus brassicae genomic region, the following are encoded:
- the hfq gene encoding RNA chaperone Hfq, with protein MNKSINIQDTFLNQLRKENIPATVYLTNGFQIRGTIKAFDNFTIVIDSDGRQQMVYKHAISTFMPQRNVSLAQPDSTSGE; from the coding sequence ATGAACAAATCCATTAATATTCAAGACACGTTCCTGAACCAACTGCGCAAAGAGAATATCCCTGCCACGGTCTATCTGACCAACGGATTTCAGATTCGGGGCACGATCAAGGCTTTCGATAACTTCACGATCGTGATCGACAGCGACGGACGCCAGCAGATGGTGTACAAGCACGCCATTTCGACGTTTATGCCGCAGCGCAACGTATCCCTCGCCCAGCCCGACAGCACGTCCGGCGAATAA
- the miaA gene encoding tRNA (adenosine(37)-N6)-dimethylallyltransferase MiaA, producing MTEHYPTGDAAGSRPKLLVLIGPTAVGKTKLSIELAKTFSCEIISGDSMQVYRGMDIGTAKISASETEGIPHHLVDIHEPDEPFSVSEFQERCDALIPEIEARGRLPFIVGGTGLYIESLCYRYEFAESGADEAFRQEQALFAEKEGTEALHARLRAIDPESAERLHPNDTRRVIRALEIYELTGETLSQRLAAQKKTTPYDLCLIGLTMDRQMLYNRIEERIDLMMEQGLVEEVRTLKARGYTPDMVSMQGLGYKEIWPYLDGSETLEEAVYKLKRDTRHFAKRQLSWFRHMRDIQWVDVSEPEKFSANFEQVHGIITGRFGSDF from the coding sequence TTGACTGAACATTATCCAACCGGCGATGCGGCCGGAAGCAGACCCAAGCTGCTCGTTTTGATCGGACCGACCGCGGTCGGCAAAACCAAACTCAGCATCGAATTGGCCAAAACTTTTTCGTGCGAGATCATTTCCGGGGATTCCATGCAGGTGTACCGGGGTATGGATATCGGTACGGCCAAAATCTCGGCGTCCGAAACGGAAGGCATCCCGCACCATTTGGTCGATATCCATGAGCCGGACGAACCGTTTTCCGTATCCGAATTCCAGGAACGCTGCGACGCGCTTATTCCGGAGATCGAAGCGCGCGGCAGGCTGCCTTTTATCGTCGGAGGCACCGGGCTGTACATCGAATCGCTGTGCTACCGGTACGAATTCGCGGAGAGCGGAGCGGACGAAGCTTTCCGGCAGGAACAGGCGTTGTTCGCGGAAAAAGAAGGTACGGAAGCGCTGCATGCGCGGCTGCGCGCGATCGATCCGGAGTCGGCGGAACGGCTGCATCCGAACGATACGCGCCGGGTGATCCGTGCGCTGGAGATCTACGAATTGACCGGCGAGACGCTGTCCCAGCGGCTTGCCGCGCAGAAAAAGACCACGCCTTACGACCTATGTTTGATCGGTTTGACAATGGACCGCCAAATGCTATATAACCGTATTGAAGAGCGGATCGACCTCATGATGGAGCAGGGCCTGGTCGAAGAAGTGCGCACCCTCAAGGCCCGCGGCTATACGCCCGACATGGTGTCCATGCAGGGTCTCGGCTACAAAGAGATCTGGCCGTACCTGGACGGCTCGGAGACGCTTGAAGAAGCGGTCTACAAGCTGAAGCGCGACACCCGGCATTTTGCCAAAAGACAGCTGTCCTGGTTCCGGCATATGCGCGACATTCAATGGGTGGACGTTTCCGAACCGGAAAAATTTTCCGCGAATTTCGAACAGGTTCATGGTATAATTACCGGAAGGTTCGGCTCCGATTTTTGA
- a CDS encoding class I SAM-dependent methyltransferase, translated as MMIVTTGDSPADAELRRARQIAEQAGIRLVPRSRTSIPNLFSKYGAEAVLIVTQGKVRLFRQEQPVLEYHPSMGYVRAKRLLRGEPDPMIDASRAAEGDSVLDCTAGLGTDSLVYAVRVGPQGRVCALEASPELSVLLREGLSSYEVEKSAVTEAMRRVEVIHADHLDYLRSLPDDSFDVVYFDPMFRKPVYDSSAISPLRAFADARPLSVEAIEQAVRIARKTVVLKEKKGSGEMERLGFAPDGRSHAKITYGVIPID; from the coding sequence ATGATGATCGTAACTACCGGCGATTCGCCGGCCGACGCCGAACTGCGGCGGGCCCGGCAGATCGCCGAACAGGCGGGAATCCGGCTCGTGCCGCGCAGCCGCACCTCGATTCCCAATCTTTTTTCCAAATACGGCGCCGAAGCGGTCCTGATCGTCACCCAGGGCAAAGTCCGCCTGTTTCGCCAGGAGCAGCCCGTGCTGGAATACCATCCGAGCATGGGTTACGTCCGCGCCAAGCGGCTGCTCCGCGGCGAACCCGATCCGATGATCGACGCTTCGCGCGCCGCGGAAGGAGATTCCGTGCTCGACTGCACCGCGGGACTCGGCACCGATTCGCTCGTGTACGCCGTCCGCGTCGGCCCGCAGGGCCGTGTCTGCGCGCTCGAAGCGTCGCCGGAACTGTCCGTGCTGCTGAGGGAAGGGCTCTCCAGCTACGAAGTCGAGAAATCGGCCGTCACCGAAGCGATGCGGCGCGTCGAAGTCATTCATGCCGACCATCTCGATTATTTGCGGTCGCTGCCCGACGACAGCTTCGACGTGGTCTATTTCGATCCGATGTTCCGCAAGCCGGTGTACGATTCGTCCGCGATCTCGCCGCTGCGGGCGTTTGCGGACGCCCGTCCGCTGAGCGTAGAAGCGATCGAGCAGGCGGTGAGAATCGCGCGCAAAACGGTCGTGCTCAAGGAGAAAAAAGGCAGCGGGGAAATGGAACGTCTCGGCTTCGCGCCGGACGGACGCAGCCACGCCAAAATTACGTACGGAGTGATTCCTATTGACTGA
- the mutL gene encoding DNA mismatch repair endonuclease MutL: MARIKVLDEHIANQIAAGEVVERPASVVKELVENAIDAGATKVDVWTEEGGLSSIRVTDNGSGIEPDDCETAFYRHATSKISGGRDLFQITSLGFRGEALPSIASVAKVEVLTACGDDGAGRRLVIEGGTLKSNEDAPASRGTDFRVRELFFNTPARLKYMKTVQTELGHISDYMYRMALSNPNVAFTLRHNGNSLLQTLGGGDLLQVIAAVYGTTSAKAMLPLEGENLDFSVGGFVSLPDFTRSNRSAITTVVNGRYIRSHVLNQAIMRAYHTLLPVGRHPLVVLRLAMHPSLVDVNVHPAKLEVRFSKEAELTEFVQDTIRAALAREVLIPKAINQRVGKSNTMIQEQFHFPKREELLGELAGEVPQGKDAPAGLPPHAPAPGAPEPSDDADDFVPADAAGAPPAAAQPALNAGALSAQRAARPAAADAAAAKPLPAAAPADPAAIAGAAADALTASAYPTEGGVHKPLPQEVRERGRSAGYAAGRDASGGAGRPAPSGFPGGRQTPPGQPAALARAAELYTRGEAPKRPVFPEMTLIGQHHGTYLIAQNDQGLYLIDQHAAHERINYEYYYEKFGQPEAASQELLLPITIEFTSAESTKIRDRLGWFEQAGVYMEPFGGQTFRVTAYPHWFPAGDEQSIIEEMAEWVLSERVIDLAKLREKASTLCSCKASIKANQRLSDVQAQTLIERLGRCKQPYTCPHGRPIVVSFSSYDLEKLFKRV; this comes from the coding sequence ATGGCCAGAATCAAAGTATTGGACGAACATATCGCCAACCAGATCGCGGCCGGCGAAGTGGTGGAACGGCCGGCTTCGGTCGTTAAGGAACTGGTCGAGAACGCGATCGACGCCGGCGCGACCAAAGTCGACGTCTGGACGGAGGAAGGCGGATTGTCTTCGATCCGCGTGACCGACAACGGTTCGGGGATCGAACCGGACGACTGCGAGACCGCTTTTTACCGGCATGCCACCAGCAAAATTTCGGGCGGCCGCGATCTGTTCCAGATTACGAGCCTGGGCTTTCGCGGCGAGGCGCTGCCGAGTATCGCGTCGGTCGCCAAAGTCGAAGTGCTGACCGCCTGCGGCGACGACGGGGCGGGACGCCGCCTCGTGATCGAAGGCGGCACGCTCAAGAGCAACGAAGACGCGCCCGCTTCGCGCGGAACGGACTTTCGCGTGCGGGAGCTGTTCTTCAACACGCCGGCCCGGCTCAAATATATGAAAACGGTGCAGACCGAACTCGGGCATATTTCCGATTACATGTACCGCATGGCGCTGTCGAACCCGAACGTCGCGTTTACGCTGCGCCATAACGGCAATTCGCTGCTCCAAACGCTGGGCGGCGGCGATCTGCTGCAGGTCATCGCCGCCGTATACGGCACGACGAGCGCTAAAGCGATGCTGCCGCTCGAAGGCGAGAACCTCGACTTTTCCGTCGGGGGCTTCGTCAGCCTGCCGGACTTTACCCGTTCGAACCGCAGCGCGATCACGACGGTCGTGAACGGGCGTTATATCCGCAGCCATGTGCTGAACCAGGCGATCATGCGGGCGTATCATACGCTGCTGCCTGTCGGGCGGCATCCGCTCGTCGTGCTGCGCCTGGCGATGCACCCGTCGCTGGTCGATGTCAACGTGCATCCGGCCAAGCTTGAAGTGCGTTTCAGCAAGGAAGCCGAGCTGACCGAATTCGTGCAGGACACGATCCGCGCCGCTCTGGCGCGCGAAGTTCTTATCCCCAAAGCGATCAACCAGCGGGTCGGCAAAAGCAATACGATGATCCAGGAGCAGTTCCATTTCCCGAAACGGGAAGAGCTGCTCGGCGAACTTGCGGGCGAAGTGCCGCAGGGCAAAGACGCTCCGGCGGGTCTGCCGCCGCACGCGCCCGCTCCCGGCGCGCCCGAACCGTCGGACGATGCCGACGATTTCGTGCCGGCGGATGCCGCCGGCGCCCCGCCCGCCGCTGCGCAGCCGGCCCTCAATGCCGGCGCGCTCTCCGCGCAGCGCGCCGCGAGACCGGCCGCGGCCGATGCCGCCGCGGCGAAGCCTTTGCCGGCCGCTGCGCCGGCCGACCCTGCCGCCATCGCCGGCGCTGCGGCGGACGCGCTGACGGCGTCCGCCTACCCGACCGAAGGCGGGGTGCACAAGCCGCTCCCGCAGGAAGTGCGGGAGCGCGGCCGCAGTGCCGGCTACGCCGCGGGGCGCGACGCTTCCGGCGGCGCCGGCCGACCGGCCCCGTCCGGCTTCCCGGGCGGCCGCCAGACGCCGCCGGGACAGCCTGCCGCGCTCGCTCGTGCGGCGGAGCTGTATACGCGGGGCGAAGCGCCGAAGCGGCCCGTATTCCCGGAGATGACGCTGATCGGCCAGCATCACGGCACGTACCTGATCGCGCAGAACGATCAGGGGTTGTATCTGATCGACCAGCACGCCGCGCACGAACGGATCAATTACGAATACTATTACGAGAAGTTCGGCCAGCCGGAAGCCGCGTCGCAGGAACTGCTGCTGCCGATCACGATCGAATTCACGTCGGCCGAGAGCACCAAGATCCGCGACCGGCTCGGCTGGTTCGAGCAGGCCGGCGTCTATATGGAACCGTTCGGCGGCCAGACGTTCCGCGTCACCGCTTATCCGCACTGGTTCCCGGCCGGAGACGAACAGTCCATTATCGAGGAAATGGCCGAATGGGTACTGAGCGAACGCGTGATCGACCTGGCCAAACTGCGGGAAAAAGCGTCGACGCTCTGTTCGTGCAAAGCTTCGATCAAAGCCAACCAGCGTCTGAGCGACGTTCAGGCCCAGACGCTGATCGAACGCCTCGGCCGCTGCAAGCAGCCTTATACGTGCCCTCACGGCCGCCCGATCGTCGTCTCTTTTTCTTCTTACGATTTGGAGAAGTTATTCAAACGTGTATAA
- the mutS gene encoding DNA mismatch repair protein MutS, which translates to MAKLTPMMEQYLKIKEEAKDAILFFRLGDFYEIFFDDALTASRELEITLTGRNAGLEERAPMCGVPYHAAEGYVQRLIEKGYKVAICEQVEEPAAGRGMMRREIVRVVTPGTLMESRALGEKSNNYLVCVTSSGGMTAIAACDLSTGDLHVTSAPDNDEWIKGEVGVYQPSEAIGDAALLDLLGTQAAPMERRLVRTPWDKSREDSAREQFGEAVWARLDEERRVCVARLFAYLAETQKRALGQLTKISVYEPNHYMILDSFTRRNLELTETVRERSKKGSLLWLLDRTKTSMGARTLRRWIDKPLLQRSSIEDRLEAVEHLHRDLILRGDVQEALKEIYDLERLVGRVAFGSANGRDMVALRDSLLQIPGLKQICLNSGSQTLSSTANRMDECAELAQAISAAVTDEPPVSVRDGGLIRKGYHEHLDQLREASVNGKRWIAELEAEERRVTGIRSLKVGYNKVFGYYIEITRANLGQLPEGRYERKQTLANAERYITPELKEKESLILEAEEKMADLEYGLFLELRERVAERIPRLKSLAERVAEIDVYQAFAEASAEKSFVRPQLHDGYDLSVDNGRHPVVEAVMEGGSFVANATGLAEDGANIMLITGPNMAGKSTYMRQVALISIMAQIGCFVPADRASVPLLDRIFTRIGAADDLVGGQSTFMVEMADIQVMTQQATRDSLIIIDELGRGTSTSEGMAIAQAVIEHVHESIGCKALVSTHFHELAHLEESLPRLRNYCMAVRESGDQVAFLRKLVAGAASTSYGIYCARLAGLPGSIIDRAYGLLQGFEQAAANVTSGSPESAAAQAASPVTAPVKNKAEDRPIASKFNNKVEAEATYPLPSNEGPDRTGEVREHAPATRQGVVQLSIFGEEERAPQSAAAPAKEDPIKEDPKVKQMLQRVREIDVMNLTPLQAMQMLNELKLEAQRLG; encoded by the coding sequence ATGGCCAAGTTAACGCCGATGATGGAACAGTATCTCAAGATCAAGGAAGAAGCGAAGGACGCGATCCTCTTTTTCCGGCTGGGAGACTTTTATGAAATATTTTTCGACGATGCCCTGACGGCTTCGCGCGAATTGGAGATTACGCTGACCGGACGCAACGCGGGGCTGGAAGAGCGGGCGCCGATGTGCGGCGTGCCGTACCACGCGGCCGAAGGTTACGTGCAGCGTCTGATCGAAAAAGGGTACAAAGTGGCGATCTGCGAGCAGGTGGAAGAACCGGCCGCCGGCCGGGGCATGATGCGCCGCGAGATCGTGCGCGTCGTCACGCCGGGCACGCTGATGGAGAGCCGCGCGCTCGGGGAGAAATCGAACAACTACCTCGTCTGCGTGACGAGCAGCGGCGGCATGACCGCGATCGCGGCGTGCGATCTGTCGACGGGCGACCTGCACGTGACGTCCGCGCCGGACAACGACGAATGGATCAAGGGCGAAGTCGGCGTCTATCAGCCGTCCGAAGCGATCGGCGACGCTGCGCTGCTCGATCTGCTCGGGACGCAGGCCGCGCCGATGGAACGCCGCCTTGTCCGCACGCCGTGGGACAAAAGCAGGGAAGACAGCGCGCGCGAGCAGTTCGGCGAAGCCGTCTGGGCGCGTCTGGACGAAGAACGCCGCGTGTGCGTGGCGCGCCTGTTCGCCTACCTCGCGGAAACGCAGAAGCGGGCGCTCGGCCAACTGACGAAAATTTCGGTGTACGAGCCGAACCATTACATGATTCTCGATTCGTTCACGCGACGCAACCTTGAATTGACGGAGACGGTTCGCGAGCGCTCCAAGAAAGGCTCGCTGCTCTGGCTGCTCGATCGCACGAAGACGTCGATGGGCGCGCGGACGCTGCGCCGCTGGATCGACAAGCCGCTGCTGCAGCGCAGTTCGATCGAAGACCGGCTCGAAGCGGTGGAACATCTGCACCGCGACCTGATTCTGCGCGGCGACGTGCAGGAAGCGCTGAAGGAAATTTACGATCTCGAACGGCTGGTCGGCCGTGTCGCGTTCGGCAGCGCCAATGGCCGCGATATGGTCGCGCTGCGCGATTCGCTGCTGCAAATCCCGGGATTGAAACAGATCTGTCTGAATTCCGGTTCGCAGACGCTTTCGTCGACGGCGAACCGGATGGACGAATGCGCGGAACTCGCGCAGGCGATCTCCGCGGCGGTGACCGACGAACCTCCGGTATCGGTGCGCGACGGCGGGCTGATTCGCAAAGGCTACCACGAACATCTGGACCAGCTGCGCGAAGCGAGCGTCAACGGCAAGCGCTGGATCGCCGAGCTTGAAGCCGAAGAACGCCGCGTGACCGGTATCCGCTCGCTCAAAGTCGGCTACAACAAAGTGTTCGGCTACTATATCGAGATTACGCGCGCCAATCTCGGCCAGCTGCCGGAAGGCCGCTACGAGCGCAAGCAGACGCTGGCCAACGCCGAGCGGTACATCACCCCCGAGCTCAAGGAGAAGGAATCGCTTATTCTCGAAGCGGAAGAAAAAATGGCCGATCTCGAATACGGGCTGTTCCTCGAACTGCGCGAGCGGGTCGCGGAGCGGATTCCGCGGTTGAAATCGCTGGCCGAGCGGGTCGCGGAAATCGACGTCTACCAGGCGTTCGCCGAAGCGAGCGCGGAGAAATCGTTCGTTCGTCCGCAGCTGCACGACGGCTACGACCTCAGCGTGGACAACGGACGCCATCCGGTCGTCGAAGCGGTCATGGAAGGCGGGTCGTTCGTAGCCAACGCGACCGGACTTGCCGAAGACGGCGCGAACATCATGCTTATCACCGGCCCGAACATGGCCGGCAAAAGCACGTATATGCGCCAGGTCGCGCTCATCTCGATCATGGCCCAGATCGGCTGCTTCGTTCCGGCGGACCGGGCAAGCGTGCCGCTGCTGGACCGGATCTTTACCCGGATCGGCGCGGCGGACGATCTCGTCGGCGGCCAGAGCACGTTCATGGTCGAAATGGCCGATATCCAGGTCATGACCCAGCAGGCGACGCGGGACAGCCTCATCATCATCGACGAACTCGGCCGGGGCACGTCGACGAGCGAAGGCATGGCGATCGCGCAGGCGGTCATCGAGCATGTGCACGAATCGATCGGCTGCAAAGCGCTCGTCTCGACGCATTTCCATGAGCTGGCGCATCTGGAAGAAAGCCTGCCGCGCCTGCGCAATTACTGCATGGCGGTGCGCGAGAGCGGCGATCAGGTCGCTTTCCTGCGCAAGCTGGTCGCGGGCGCGGCCAGCACGAGCTACGGCATCTACTGCGCGCGCCTCGCCGGACTCCCGGGCAGCATCATCGACCGGGCCTACGGCCTGCTGCAGGGCTTCGAACAGGCCGCCGCGAACGTGACGTCCGGCAGTCCGGAATCGGCCGCGGCCCAAGCGGCTTCTCCGGTAACGGCTCCGGTGAAGAACAAGGCCGAAGACCGGCCGATCGCAAGCAAGTTCAATAACAAGGTTGAAGCGGAAGCGACTTATCCGCTGCCGTCGAACGAAGGGCCGGACCGGACCGGCGAAGTGCGCGAGCATGCGCCTGCCACCCGGCAGGGCGTCGTGCAGCTGTCGATCTTCGGCGAAGAAGAACGGGCGCCGCAGAGCGCGGCCGCGCCGGCTAAGGAAGATCCGATCAAAGAAGATCCGAAAGTCAAACAGATGCTCCAGCGCGTCCGCGAGATCGACGTGATGAACCTGACGCCGCTGCAGGCGATGCAGATGCTCAACGAGCTGAAGCTCGAAGCGCAGCGTCTGGGTTAA
- a CDS encoding aromatic acid exporter family protein, translated as MTGLFGFRVIKTAVAAFAAILIAHFVGIPSATSAGLLAILGLDTTIKRSIKTVVDRFFASILGLLVACALFGILGFHYWVIPLYILVAFPAIVKATFKGGIVTNAVVVFHVFNAGAISWPVLWTELQLLLIGLGSAMLVNLVYMPNPEEKLAKIRGEADECFSRIFAQFARTLRNADYVWDGKELIEADKKVEEGLALARRSLENQVVKADEFWSVYFYMRKQQLESIQTMAQLVSQVYRKISQAELTAELFDRLEQDVKSEHYTGRAEDMLTELEERFKEMSLPHTREEFEVRSAILQLCRELNRYLKLSKKDKAPHVT; from the coding sequence ATGACAGGCCTGTTCGGTTTTCGCGTGATCAAAACGGCCGTCGCGGCTTTTGCCGCGATCCTGATCGCGCATTTCGTCGGCATTCCGTCGGCGACGTCGGCGGGGCTGCTGGCGATCCTCGGGCTCGACACGACGATCAAGCGCAGCATCAAGACGGTCGTAGACCGCTTTTTCGCTTCGATTCTCGGCCTGCTGGTCGCCTGCGCCTTGTTCGGCATTCTCGGTTTTCATTACTGGGTCATTCCGCTGTATATCCTGGTCGCGTTTCCCGCGATCGTCAAAGCGACGTTCAAAGGGGGCATCGTCACGAACGCGGTCGTCGTGTTCCACGTGTTCAACGCCGGAGCGATCTCCTGGCCGGTGCTGTGGACCGAACTGCAGCTGCTCCTCATCGGCCTCGGTTCTGCGATGCTCGTCAATTTGGTCTACATGCCGAATCCGGAAGAAAAGCTGGCCAAAATCCGCGGCGAGGCGGACGAATGCTTTTCCCGCATTTTCGCCCAGTTCGCCCGTACGCTGCGGAACGCCGATTACGTCTGGGACGGCAAAGAACTGATCGAAGCCGACAAAAAAGTCGAAGAAGGCCTTGCGCTCGCGCGCCGCTCCCTGGAGAACCAGGTCGTCAAAGCCGACGAGTTCTGGAGCGTGTACTTTTACATGCGCAAGCAGCAGCTGGAATCGATCCAGACGATGGCGCAGCTCGTGTCGCAGGTGTACCGCAAAATCTCGCAGGCCGAACTTACCGCGGAACTGTTCGATCGTCTGGAGCAGGACGTCAAAAGCGAACATTACACCGGCCGGGCCGAAGACATGCTCACAGAGCTGGAAGAGCGCTTCAAAGAGATGAGCCTGCCGCATACACGCGAAGAATTCGAGGTGCGTTCCGCGATTCTCCAGCTGTGCCGGGAACTTAACCGCTATTTGAAATTGTCGAAAAAAGACAAGGCTCCGCACGTGACGTAA